CCCCCATTCGGGGGGCTATCCCGCCTGTCCCGGTCTGATCAGGCCTTCCTGCACCGCGGTGGCCACCAACATCCCGTCGGCATCGAACAGCCGACCGAAGGACAACCCGCGCGCGCCGCCCGCCGAGGGCGAGACCTGGTCGTACAGCAGCCACTCGTCGGCCCGGAACGGGCGGTGGAACCACATGGCGTGGTCCAGCGAGGCACGCGCCATGGCATCGATCAGTACCTGGTGCGGGACCAGGCTGGCGTGCAACAGCGTCAGGTCACTCATGTAGGCCAGCACACAACGGTGCAGGCCCGCGTCGTCGGGCAATCGGTCGTTGGCGCGCAGCCACATCCGGGCCAACGCCGGGTGCGCGGGATCGGACAGGGTGCCGCCCACCGACGAGGACCCCGCGTAGCGCACGTCCAACGCGGCGAACTCCTCGGCCATCCGGGCCGCCGCCTCGGGGCCGCGGATGGCCTCGATGCTCTGCTCCAGGGTGGGGCAGTCGTCCGGATCGGGCACCGCGGGCATCACGTCCTGATGCTCCAGACCTGATTCTTCGATCTGAAACGAGGCTGTCAGATAGAAGATGTGCTTGCCGTGCTGACGGGCCGCCACCCGCCGGGCG
This window of the Sporichthyaceae bacterium genome carries:
- a CDS encoding acyl-CoA thioesterase II translates to MPSSIAELVALFDLEVIEEGLYRAQPPVTQFQRVFGGQVLGQALLAANRTVPVERPVHSLHAYFLLPGDPAVPIVYDVDNLRDGRSFSARRVAARQHGKHIFYLTASFQIEESGLEHQDVMPAVPDPDDCPTLEQSIEAIRGPEAAARMAEEFAALDVRYAGSSSVGGTLSDPAHPALARMWLRANDRLPDDAGLHRCVLAYMSDLTLLHASLVPHQVLIDAMARASLDHAMWFHRPFRADEWLLYDQVSPSAGGARGLSFGRLFDADGMLVATAVQEGLIRPGQAG